From one Phocoena sinus isolate mPhoSin1 chromosome 6, mPhoSin1.pri, whole genome shotgun sequence genomic stretch:
- the NEFL gene encoding LOW QUALITY PROTEIN: neurofilament light polypeptide (The sequence of the model RefSeq protein was modified relative to this genomic sequence to represent the inferred CDS: inserted 1 base in 1 codon; deleted 1 base in 1 codon): protein MSSFSFEPYYSTSYKRRYVETPRVHISSVRSGYSTARSAYSSYSAPVSSSLSVRRSYSSSSGSLXPSLENLDLSQVAAISNDLKSIRTQEKAQLQDLNDRFASFIERVHELEQQNKVLEAELLVLRQKHSEPSRFRVLYEQEIRDLRLAAEDATNEKQALQGEREGLEETLRNLQARYEEEVLSREDAEGRLMEARKGADEAALARAELEKRIDSLMDEIAFLKKVHEEEIAELQAQIQYAQISVEMDVSSKPDLSAALKDIRAQYEKLAAKNMQNAEEWFKSRFTVLTESAAKNTDAVRAAKDEVSESRRLLKAKTLEIEACRGMNEALEKQLQELEDKQNADISAMQDTINKLENELRTTKGEMARYLKEYQDLLNVKMALDIEIAAYRKLLEGEETRLSFTSVGSITSGYSQSSQVFGRSAYGGLQTSSYLMSARSFPSYYTSHVQEEQIEVEETIEPAKAEEAKDQPPSEGEAEAEEKKEEAEAEAEAEAEAEAEAEAEEEGAQEEEAAKEESEKAKEEEEGGEGKEAEETKEAEEEEKKDEDAGEEQATKKKD from the exons ATGAGTTCCTTCAGCTTTGAGCCGTACTACTCGACTTCCTACAAACGGCGCTATGTGGAGACGCCCCGGGTGCACATCTCCAGCGTGCGCAGCGGCTACAGCACCGCGCGCTCCGCTTACTCCAGCTACTCGGCGCCCGTC TCCTCCTCGCTGTCCGTGCGCCGCAGCTACTCTTCCAGCTCCGGCTCCT TGCCCAGTCTCGAGAACCTCGACCTGAGCCAGGTAGCCGCCATCAGCAACGACCTCAAGTCAATCCGCACCCAGGAGAAGGCGCAGCTGCAGGACCTCAACGACCGCTTCGCTAGCTTCATCGAGCGCGTGCACGAGCTGGAGCAGCAGAACAAGGTCCTGGAAGCCGAGCTGCTGGTGCTGCGCCAGAAGCACTCCGAGCCGTCCCGCTTCCGGGTGCTGTACGAGCAGGAGATCCGCGACCTGCGCCTGGCGGCGGAAGACGCCACCAACGAGAAGCAGGCGCTGCAGGGCGAGCGCGAAGGGCTGGAGGAGACTCTGCGCAACCTGCAGGCGCGCTACGAAGAGGAGGTGCTGAGCCGTGAGGACGCAGAGGGCCGGCTGATGGAAGCGCGCAAAGGGGCCGACGAAGCGGCTCTCGCCCGCGCCGAGCTCGAAAAGCGCATCGACAGCCTGATGGACGAAATCGCTTTTCTGAAGAAAGTGCACGAGGAGGAGATCGCCGAGCTGCAGGCGCAGATCCAGTACGCGCAGATCTCCGTGGAGATGGATGTGTCCTCCAAGCCCGACCTCTCCGCCGCACTCAAGGACATCCGCGCCCAGTATGAGAAGCTGGCCGCCAAGAACATGCAGAATGCCGAAGAGTGGTTCAAGAGCCGCTTCACCGTGCTGACCGAGAGCGCCGCCAAGAACACCGATGCGGTGCGCGCCGCCAAGGACGAGGTGTCCGAGAGCCGCCGCCTGCTAAAGGCCAAGACCCTGGAGATCGAAGCATGCCGGGGCATGAACGAAGCGCTGGAGAAGCAGCTGCAGGAGCTGGAGGACAAGCAGAACGCCGACATTAGTGCTATGCAG GACACAATCAACAAATTGGAAAATGAATTGAGAACCACAAAGGGTGAAATGGCAAGATATCTCAAGGAATACCAAGACCTCCTCAATGTGAAGATGGCTTTGGACATTGAGATTGCAGCTTACAG gaaacTCTTGGAAGGTGAGGAGACCCGGCTCAGTTTCACCAGCGTGGGCAGCATAACGAGCGGCTACTCCCAGAGCTCCCAGGTCTTTGGCCGATCTGCCTATGGTGGTTTACAGACCAGCTCCTACTTGATGTCCGCCCGCTCCTTCCCATCTTACTACACCAGCCACGTCCAGGAGGAGCAGATCGAGGTGGAGGAGACCATCGAGCCTGCGAAAGCTGAGGAAGCCAAGGACCAGCCCCCCTCTGAAGGAGAAGCTGAGgcggaggagaagaaggaagaggctgAGGCTGAGGCGGAGGCTGAAGCTGAGGCTGAGGCTGAAGCTGAGGCTGAAGAGGAGGGAGCCCAAGAGGAAGAAG CTGCCAAGGAAGAATCTGAGAAggcaaaggaggaagaagaaggaggtgaaggcaaagaagcagaagaaaccaaagaagctgaggaggaggaaaaaaaagatgaagatgcTGGGGAGGAACAAGCCACTAAGAAGAAAGATTGA